In Monodelphis domestica isolate mMonDom1 chromosome 4, mMonDom1.pri, whole genome shotgun sequence, one DNA window encodes the following:
- the LOC100027530 gene encoding olfactory receptor 14C36-like, whose amino-acid sequence MSNYTTVTEFLLMGFSDIRELQILYSFLLFLIYSAGLMGNLLIVMITTIDRRLHTPMYFFLRNLSMVDACYLSITAPQASINSLVNNRIISVTGCAAQVFLVIFLAYVEFTLLTVMARDRYVAICQPLHYPVIMSPRVCLQMTLTCLLTGLVYAAFHTGYTFRLSFCHSNVVHQFFCDIPSLLRISCSDTFSNKLSLIVSELVIGAGCYAFIIASYVGIFSTVLKFPVKEDQKKAFSTCIPHITVVSLFIFSTCFVYLQPPSESASLEGIILSVFYTVIPPFLNPIIYSLRNKQIKDAITILMKRIIR is encoded by the coding sequence ATGTCCAATTATACCACAGTGACTGAGTTTCTGCTCATGGGGTTTTCTGACATCCGAGAGCTCCAGATCTTgtattctttccttctgtttctcatCTACTCTGCAGGCCTGATGGGGAATCTCCTCATTGTCATGATCACCACCATTGACAGGAGACTCCACACCCCCATGTACTTTTTCCTGAGGAATCTGTCCATGGTGGATGCCTGCTACCTCTCAATAACTGCTCCCCAGGCATCGATTAACTCCCTGGTGAACAACAGGATTATTTCAGTTACAGGCTGTGCAGCTCAGGTATTCCTAGTGATTTTCTTGGCATATGTAGAGTTTACTTTGCTCACTGTCATGGCCCGTGATCGTTATGTGGCCATCTGCCAGCCTCTCCACTACCCAGTGATCATGAGTCCCCGAGTCTGCCTGCAGATGACCTTAACATGTTTGTTGACTGGCCTCGTGTATGCAGCTTTCCACACCGGTTACACGTTTCGCTTGTCGTTCTGCCATTCCAATGTGGTCCATCAGTTCTTCTGTGACATCCCCTCTCTCCTAAGGATCTCCTGCTCAGACACTTTTAGCAATAAGTTATCCTTAATTGTTTCTGAGCTGGTGATTGGTGCTGGCTGTTACGCCTTCATCATTGCATCTTACGTTGGTATATTTTCCACCGTGCTCAAGTTTCCAGTGAAAGAAGACCAGAAAAAAGCCTTCTCGACCTGCATCCCCCACATCACTGTggtttctttattcattttttcaacctGTTTTGTGTATCTGCAACCACCTTCAGAGTCTGCATCCCTTGAAGGGATAATTCTTTCAGTATTTTATACCGTAATACCACCCTTTCTGAACCCCATTATATACAGTCTAAGGAATAAGCAGATAAAGGATGCTATAACAATTTTAATGAAGAGAATCATTAGGTAA
- the LOC100033136 gene encoding olfactory receptor 14C36-like gives MSNFTSATEFLLMEFSDIGELQIFYSFLLFLIYSAGLMGNLLIVIITTFDRRLHTPMYFFLRNLAMVDACYLSITVPQASVNSLVNNRIISVAGCAAQVFLVIFIAYVELTLLTVMARDRYVAICHPLHYPVIMSPRVCMQMILSCLLTGLLYAAFHTGYTFRLSFCHSNVVHQFFCDIPSLLRISCSDTSANKLSLIASELIVGAGCYGFITASYVRIFSTVLKFPVKEDQKKAFSTCIPHISVVSLFVISASYVYFHPPSDSESLKDIIISVFYTVIPPFLNPIIYSLRNKQIKDAMGTLMKSTISLRNRP, from the coding sequence TTGGAGAGCTCCAGAtcttctattctttccttctgtttctcatCTACTCTGCAGGCCTGATGGGGAATCTCCTGATTGTCATCATCACCACCTTTGACAGGAGACTCCACACCCCCATGTACTTTTTCCTGAGGAATCTGGCCATGGTGGATGCCTGCTACCTCTCAATAACTGTTCCCCAGGCATCTGTTAACTCTCTGGTGAACAACAGGATTATTTCAGTTGCAGGCTGTGCAGCTCAGGTATTCCTCGTGATTTTCATAGCATATGTAGAGTTAACTTTGCTCACTGTCATGGCTCGTGACCGTTATGTGGCCATCTGCCACCCTCTCCACTACCCAGTGATCATGAGTCCCCGAGTCTGCATGCAGATGATCTTAAGCTGCTTGTTGACTGGCCTCTTGTATGCAGCTTTCCACACCGGTTACACATTTCGCTTGTCATTCTGCCATTCCAATGTGGTCCATCAGTTCTTCTGTGACATCCCCTCTCTCCTAAGGATCTCCTGCTCAGACACCTCTGCGAATAAGCTATCTTTAATTGCTTCTGAACTGATTGTTGGTGCTGGCTGTTATGGCTTCATCACTGCATCTTATGTTCGTATATTTTCCACTGTGCTCAAGTTTCCTGTAAAAGAAGACCAGAAAAAAGCCTTCTCGACCTGCATCCCCCACATCAGTGtggtttctttatttgttatttcaGCCTCTTATGTATATTTCCATCCACCTTCAGATTCTGAATCTCTTAAAGATataattatttctgtattttatacTGTAATCCCACCCTTTCTGAATCCCATTATATATAGTCTACGGAATAAGCAGATAAAAGATGCTATGGGAACCTTAATGAAGAGCACCATTTCATTGAGAAATAGACCATAA